In Pseudomonas rhizosphaerae, one DNA window encodes the following:
- a CDS encoding NAD-glutamate dehydrogenase: MAFFTAASKADFQHQLQSALAQHISEQQLPQVALFADQFFGIISLDELTQRRLSDLAGCTLSAWRLLQRFDHAKPQVRVYNPDYERHGWQSTHTAVEVLHHDLPFLVDSVRTELNRRGYSIHTLQTTVLSVRRGSQGELLEVLAKGAQGEDVLHESLMYLEIDRCANAAELNVLARELEQVLGEVRIAVQDFEPMKAKVRELITLVEQTAFASDEQEKAEIKAFLEWLTDNHFTFLGYEEFVVDADAQGGQLSYDPQSFLGLTRLLRAGLSSEDLHIEDYAVQYLHEPMLLSFAKAAHPSRVHRPAYPDYVSIRQIDADGKVLKECRFMGLYTSSVYGESVREIPYIRRKVAEIERRSGFHAKAHLGKELAQVVEVLPRDDLFQTPIDELFSTVMSIVQIQERNKIRVFLRKDPYGRFCYCLAYVPRDVYSTEVRQKIQQVLMERLKATDCEFWTFFSESVLARVQLILRVDPKNRIDIDPQQLENEVIQACRSWQDDYASLTIESFGEAAGTNVLADFPKGFPAGFRERFAAHSAVVDMQHLLALSEARPLVMSFYQPLAQSGERQLHCKLYHADTPLALSDVLPILENLGLRVLGEFPYRLRHRSGREYWIHDFAFTYSEGLNLDIQQLNDTLQDAFVHIVRGDAENDAFNRLVLTAGLPWRDVALLRAYARYLKQIRLGFDLGYIASTLNNHTDIARELTRLFKTRFYLARKLAGDDLDDKQQRLEQAILTALDDVQVLNEDRILRRYLDLIKATLRTNFYQPDANGQVKSYFSFKFNPKLIPELPKPVPKFEIFVYSPRVEGVHLRFGNVARGGLRWSDREEDFRTEVLGLVKAQHVKNSVIVPVGAKGGFVPRRLPLGGSRDEVQNEAVACYRIFISGLLDITDNLKDGSVLPPANVVRHDDDDPYLVVAADKGTATFSDIANGIAIDYGFWLGDAFASGGSAGYDHKKMGITAKGAWVGVQRHFRERGINVQKDSITVIGIGDMAGDVFGNGLLMSDKLQLVAAFNHLHIFIDPNPEPASSFAERQRLYDLPRSAWSDYDTSIMSAGGGIFSRSAKSIAISAQMKERFDIKADKLTPTELLNALLKAPVDLLWNGGIGTYVKSSEESHADVGDKANDALRVNGNELRCKVVGEGGNLGMTQLGRVEFGLNGGATNTDFIDNAAGVDCSDHEVNIKILLNEAVQAGDMTEKQRNLLLGSMTEEVGHLVLGNNYKQTQALSLAARKAYERLAEYRRLMADLEVRGKLDRAIEFLPTEEQLNERVANKQGLTRAELSVLISYSKIDLNEALLASPVPDDAYLTRDMETAFPPSLVSKYAEAMRSHRLKREIVSTQIANDLVNNMGITFVQRLKESTGMTPASVVGAYVIVRDIFHLPHWFRQIEALDYQVSADVQLALMDELMRLGRRATRWFLRSRRNELDAGRDVAHFGPHIAALGLKLDELLEGPTRERWQTRYQGYVESGVPELLARMVAGTSHLYTLLPIIEASDVTGQNAAEVAKAFFAVGSKLDLTWYLQQISSLPVENNWQALAREAFRDDIDLQQRAITISVLKMQDAPGDVEERLDLWLEQHEVMVKRWRAMLDEIKAATGTDYAMYAVANRELMDLALSGGAPQL; encoded by the coding sequence ATGGCGTTCTTCACCGCAGCCAGCAAAGCCGACTTCCAGCATCAACTGCAATCGGCCCTGGCTCAGCACATCAGCGAGCAGCAACTGCCACAAGTGGCGCTGTTCGCCGATCAGTTCTTCGGCATCATCTCTCTGGACGAACTCACCCAGCGCCGCCTCAGCGACCTGGCCGGCTGCACCCTGTCGGCGTGGCGCCTGCTGCAGCGTTTCGATCATGCCAAGCCGCAGGTGCGGGTCTACAACCCCGATTACGAACGTCACGGCTGGCAGTCCACCCACACCGCCGTCGAGGTGCTGCACCACGACCTGCCGTTCCTGGTGGATTCGGTGCGCACCGAGCTCAACCGCCGCGGCTACAGCATCCATACCTTGCAGACCACCGTGCTCAGCGTACGCCGCGGCAGCCAGGGCGAGCTGCTCGAAGTGCTGGCCAAGGGTGCCCAGGGCGAAGACGTCCTGCATGAATCGCTGATGTACCTGGAAATCGACCGCTGCGCCAACGCCGCCGAACTCAATGTGCTCGCCCGCGAGCTGGAGCAGGTGCTGGGCGAGGTGCGCATCGCGGTGCAGGACTTCGAACCGATGAAGGCCAAGGTCCGCGAATTGATCACGCTGGTAGAGCAGACCGCGTTCGCCAGCGACGAGCAGGAAAAGGCCGAGATCAAGGCCTTCCTCGAATGGCTCACGGACAACCACTTCACCTTCCTTGGCTACGAGGAATTCGTGGTCGACGCCGATGCGCAGGGTGGCCAGCTCAGCTACGACCCACAGTCCTTCCTGGGCCTGACCCGGCTGTTGCGCGCCGGCCTGAGCAGCGAAGACCTGCACATCGAAGACTACGCTGTGCAGTACCTGCACGAACCGATGCTGCTGTCGTTCGCCAAGGCCGCGCACCCCAGCCGCGTGCACCGTCCGGCCTATCCTGACTACGTCTCGATCCGTCAGATCGATGCCGACGGCAAGGTGCTGAAAGAATGCCGCTTCATGGGCCTGTACACTTCGTCGGTGTATGGCGAGAGCGTGCGCGAGATTCCCTACATCCGCCGCAAGGTCGCCGAGATCGAACGCCGCTCCGGTTTCCACGCCAAGGCACACCTGGGCAAGGAACTGGCCCAGGTGGTCGAAGTGCTGCCGCGCGACGACCTGTTCCAGACCCCGATCGACGAACTGTTCAGCACGGTCATGTCGATTGTGCAGATCCAGGAGCGCAATAAGATCCGCGTGTTCCTGCGCAAGGACCCTTACGGCCGTTTCTGCTACTGCCTGGCCTATGTCCCCCGCGACGTCTATTCCACCGAGGTGCGGCAGAAGATCCAGCAGGTGCTCATGGAGCGCCTCAAGGCCACGGACTGCGAGTTCTGGACGTTCTTCTCCGAGTCGGTGCTGGCCCGCGTGCAGTTGATCCTGCGTGTCGATCCGAAGAACCGCATCGACATCGACCCGCAGCAGCTGGAAAACGAAGTGATCCAGGCCTGCCGCTCGTGGCAGGACGACTACGCCAGCCTGACCATCGAAAGCTTCGGCGAGGCCGCCGGTACCAACGTGCTGGCCGACTTCCCGAAAGGCTTCCCGGCCGGTTTCCGCGAGCGCTTCGCGGCGCACTCGGCGGTGGTCGACATGCAACACCTGCTGGCCCTCTCCGAAGCGCGCCCGCTGGTGATGAGCTTCTATCAGCCCCTGGCGCAGAGCGGTGAACGCCAGCTGCACTGCAAGCTGTACCACGCCGACACGCCGCTGGCGCTGTCGGACGTGCTGCCGATCCTGGAGAACCTGGGCCTGCGCGTGCTGGGTGAGTTCCCGTACCGCCTGCGTCACCGCAGCGGCCGCGAGTACTGGATCCACGACTTCGCCTTCACCTACAGCGAAGGGCTGAACCTGGACATCCAGCAGCTCAACGACACCCTGCAGGATGCCTTCGTGCACATCGTACGCGGCGATGCCGAGAACGATGCGTTCAACCGCCTGGTGCTCACTGCAGGCCTGCCATGGCGCGATGTGGCCCTGCTGCGTGCCTACGCGCGCTATCTCAAACAGATCCGTCTGGGCTTCGACCTGGGCTACATCGCCAGCACTTTGAACAACCACACCGATATCGCCCGCGAACTGACGCGGTTGTTCAAGACCCGCTTCTACCTGGCGCGCAAGCTGGCCGGCGACGACCTGGACGACAAGCAGCAACGTCTGGAGCAGGCGATCCTCACGGCCCTGGACGACGTCCAGGTGCTCAACGAAGACCGCATCCTGCGTCGCTACCTGGACCTGATCAAGGCCACCCTGCGTACCAACTTCTACCAGCCGGACGCCAACGGCCAGGTCAAGTCGTATTTCAGCTTCAAGTTCAACCCCAAGCTGATCCCCGAACTGCCCAAGCCGGTGCCCAAGTTCGAGATCTTCGTCTACTCGCCACGGGTCGAGGGCGTTCACCTGCGTTTCGGCAACGTTGCCCGCGGTGGCCTGCGCTGGTCGGACCGTGAGGAAGACTTCCGCACCGAAGTGCTTGGCCTGGTCAAGGCGCAGCACGTGAAGAACTCGGTGATCGTGCCGGTGGGCGCCAAGGGCGGTTTCGTCCCGCGCCGCCTGCCCCTGGGCGGCAGCCGCGACGAGGTGCAGAACGAGGCCGTGGCCTGCTACCGCATCTTCATTTCCGGGTTGCTCGACATCACCGACAACCTCAAGGATGGCAGCGTGCTGCCGCCGGCCAACGTCGTGCGTCACGACGATGACGACCCGTACCTGGTGGTGGCTGCGGACAAGGGCACCGCGACCTTCTCCGACATCGCCAACGGCATTGCCATCGACTACGGCTTCTGGCTCGGCGACGCGTTTGCCTCGGGGGGTTCAGCAGGTTACGACCACAAGAAGATGGGCATCACCGCCAAAGGTGCCTGGGTCGGCGTGCAGCGGCATTTCCGCGAGCGCGGCATCAACGTGCAGAAAGACAGCATCACCGTCATCGGCATCGGCGACATGGCTGGCGACGTGTTCGGCAACGGCCTGTTGATGTCCGACAAGCTGCAATTGGTGGCGGCGTTCAACCACCTGCACATCTTCATCGACCCCAACCCGGAGCCCGCCAGCAGCTTCGCCGAACGTCAACGCCTGTACGACCTGCCGCGCTCGGCGTGGAGCGACTACGACACCTCGATCATGTCCGCCGGTGGCGGCATCTTCTCGCGCAGCGCCAAGAGCATCGCCATCAGCGCGCAGATGAAAGAGCGTTTCGACATCAAGGCCGACAAGCTGACCCCGACCGAACTGCTCAATGCGCTGCTCAAGGCACCGGTCGACCTGCTGTGGAACGGTGGTATCGGCACTTACGTCAAGTCCAGCGAAGAGAGCCACGCCGATGTCGGCGACAAGGCCAACGACGCACTGCGCGTCAATGGCAACGAACTGCGCTGCAAGGTGGTGGGCGAGGGCGGCAACCTGGGCATGACCCAGCTGGGCCGCGTCGAGTTCGGCTTGAATGGCGGTGCGACCAACACCGACTTCATCGACAACGCGGCCGGGGTGGATTGCTCCGACCACGAGGTCAACATCAAGATCCTGCTCAACGAAGCCGTGCAGGCCGGCGACATGACCGAGAAGCAGCGCAACCTGCTGCTGGGCAGCATGACCGAGGAAGTCGGCCATCTGGTGCTCGGCAACAACTACAAGCAGACCCAGGCGCTGTCCCTGGCGGCGCGCAAGGCCTACGAGCGGTTGGCCGAGTATCGTCGCCTGATGGCCGACCTGGAAGTGCGTGGCAAGCTGGATCGGGCCATTGAGTTCCTGCCAACCGAGGAGCAGCTCAACGAGCGTGTCGCGAACAAGCAGGGCCTGACCCGGGCCGAGCTGTCGGTACTGATTTCCTACAGCAAGATCGACCTCAACGAGGCGCTGCTGGCCTCGCCGGTTCCCGACGATGCCTACCTGACCCGCGACATGGAAACGGCTTTCCCGCCGTCGCTGGTCAGCAAGTACGCCGAGGCCATGCGCAGCCATCGCCTCAAGCGCGAGATCGTCAGCACCCAGATCGCCAACGACCTGGTCAACAACATGGGCATCACCTTCGTGCAGCGGCTGAAGGAGTCAACCGGCATGACCCCGGCCAGCGTGGTCGGGGCCTATGTCATCGTGCGTGACATCTTCCACCTGCCGCACTGGTTCCGCCAGATCGAGGCGCTGGACTATCAGGTGTCCGCCGATGTGCAGTTGGCGTTGATGGACGAACTGATGCGCCTGGGCCGTCGCGCCACCCGCTGGTTCCTGCGCAGCCGCCGCAACGAGCTGGATGCAGGTCGCGACGTGGCGCACTTCGGTCCGCACATCGCGGCGCTGGGCCTCAAGCTGGACGAACTGCTCGAAGGGCCGACCCGCGAGCGCTGGCAGACCCGCTACCAGGGTTACGTCGAGTCGGGCGTGCCGGAGTTGCTGGCGCGCATGGTTGCCGGTACCAGCCACCTGTACACGCTGCTGCCGATCATCGAGGCGTCGGATGTGACCGGTCAGAACGCCGCCGAAGTGGCCAAGGCGTTCTTCGCCGTGGGCAGCAAGCTGGACCTGACCTGGTACCTGCAGCAGATCAGCAGCCTGCCGGTGGAAAACAACTGGCAAGCACTGGCCCGCGAGGCGTTCCGCGACGATATCGACCTGCAGCAGCGGGCGATCACCATCTCCGTGCTGAAGATGCAGGACGCTCCCGGCGACGTCGAGGAACGGCTGGACCTGTGGTTGGAACAGCACGAAGTGATGGTCAAGCGCTGGCGCGCCATGCTCGATGAGATCAAGGCCGCCACGGGGACCGATTACGCCATGTACGCAGTGGCCAACCGTGAACTGATGGACCTGGCCCTGAGCGGTGGAGCTCCGCAGCTCTAA
- a CDS encoding AAA family ATPase, with the protein MEHREALIALRTFLSTQILGQEKLVERLLIVLLADGHMLVEGAPGLAKTKAIKELAEGVEAQFHRIQFTPDLLPADITGTEIYRPETGSFVFQQGPIFHNLVLADEINRAPAKVQSALLEAMAERQVSVGRSTYDLSPLFLVMATQNPIEQEGTYPLPEAQLDRFLMHVKIGFPDAAVERRILQQARGEALNGETKPERRVSQQAIFAARKEILGLYMADAVEEYLVQLVMATRTPSKFDAELGEWLAYGASPRGSISLDRCARAHAWLAGRDFVSPEDIQAVLFDVLRHRIILSFEAEAAGVDQDRVIQRILDVVAVA; encoded by the coding sequence ATGGAACATCGTGAAGCGCTGATCGCGCTGCGAACCTTTCTTTCCACGCAGATCCTCGGTCAGGAGAAGCTGGTCGAGCGCCTGCTGATCGTGCTGCTGGCAGACGGTCACATGCTGGTCGAGGGCGCGCCGGGGCTGGCCAAGACCAAAGCGATCAAGGAACTGGCCGAAGGCGTCGAGGCGCAGTTCCACCGCATTCAGTTCACCCCCGACCTGTTGCCCGCCGACATCACCGGCACCGAGATCTATCGGCCCGAAACCGGCAGCTTCGTGTTCCAGCAGGGGCCGATCTTCCACAACCTGGTGCTGGCCGACGAGATCAACCGGGCGCCGGCCAAGGTGCAGTCGGCGCTGCTCGAGGCCATGGCCGAGCGTCAGGTCAGTGTCGGTCGCAGCACCTACGACCTGTCGCCGTTGTTCCTGGTCATGGCCACGCAGAACCCGATCGAGCAGGAGGGCACCTATCCCCTGCCCGAGGCGCAACTCGATCGCTTCCTGATGCACGTCAAGATCGGCTTTCCGGATGCAGCCGTGGAGCGGCGCATTCTGCAGCAGGCCCGCGGCGAGGCGCTCAATGGCGAAACCAAGCCGGAGCGGCGTGTCAGCCAGCAGGCCATTTTCGCCGCGCGCAAGGAAATCCTCGGGCTGTACATGGCCGACGCCGTGGAGGAATACCTGGTGCAGTTGGTCATGGCCACACGCACCCCGAGCAAATTCGACGCCGAGCTTGGCGAGTGGCTGGCCTACGGCGCCAGCCCGCGCGGTTCCATTTCGCTGGATCGTTGCGCGCGGGCCCACGCCTGGCTTGCAGGACGTGACTTCGTTAGCCCGGAAGACATCCAGGCGGTGCTATTCGACGTCCTGCGCCATCGCATCATCCTCTCGTTCGAGGCCGAAGCCGCCGGGGTCGATCAGGATCGAGTGATCCAGCGCATCCTCGACGTCGTGGCCGTCGCCTAG
- a CDS encoding DUF58 domain-containing protein has product MSQEPPPEPGIRISLAELIEMRHRVREVQLFSTPAQRSPLIGLHHSKLRGRGVDFDQVRVYQAGDDVRSIDWRVTARTQEPHTKLFHEERERPIFILVEQSRRLFFGSGQMFKSVLAAQAAALIGWAALGHNDRVGGLVFGDGEHYEIKPRRSKQSLLQLLNRLVRVNQSLHTEALPENDALGMALRRAREVLRPGSLAIVICDERALTDGAEQQLSLLSRHCDLLLLPVSDPLDHALPAAGLLRFAQRGRQMEIDTLNPEMRLAYRALSEARIARWERLAQKLRVLMMPLSTQSEMIEQLREYLNPQRPGTPK; this is encoded by the coding sequence ATGAGCCAGGAGCCGCCGCCAGAGCCTGGCATTCGCATCAGCCTGGCCGAGCTGATCGAGATGCGCCATCGAGTGCGCGAAGTGCAGCTGTTCTCCACCCCGGCCCAGCGCAGCCCCTTGATCGGCCTGCACCATTCCAAGCTGCGTGGACGCGGTGTGGATTTCGACCAGGTGCGGGTGTACCAGGCCGGCGACGATGTGCGCAGCATCGACTGGCGCGTCACCGCACGCACCCAGGAACCGCACACCAAGCTGTTCCACGAAGAGCGCGAGCGGCCGATCTTCATTCTGGTCGAGCAGAGCCGGCGGTTGTTCTTCGGTTCCGGCCAGATGTTCAAGTCGGTGCTCGCCGCGCAGGCAGCCGCGTTGATCGGCTGGGCGGCGCTGGGGCACAACGACCGGGTCGGCGGGCTGGTATTCGGCGATGGCGAGCACTACGAGATCAAGCCGCGGCGCAGCAAGCAGAGCCTGTTGCAGTTGCTCAACCGCCTGGTGCGGGTGAATCAGTCGTTGCACACCGAAGCACTGCCGGAAAACGATGCCCTGGGCATGGCCCTGCGCCGGGCGCGCGAGGTGCTGCGCCCTGGCAGCCTGGCCATCGTCATCTGCGACGAGCGTGCGCTGACCGACGGCGCCGAACAGCAGTTGAGCCTGCTGTCGCGTCACTGCGACCTGCTGTTGCTGCCGGTTTCCGACCCACTCGACCACGCCCTGCCCGCTGCTGGGCTGTTGCGTTTCGCCCAACGCGGCCGGCAGATGGAAATCGATACCCTGAATCCGGAGATGCGCCTGGCCTACCGTGCGCTGAGCGAGGCGCGCATTGCCCGCTGGGAGCGCCTGGCACAAAAGCTGCGCGTCTTGATGATGCCCCTGAGTACGCAGAGCGAAATGATCGAGCAGTTGCGTGAGTACCTCAATCCGCAGCGTCCGGGCACACCCAAATGA